ATGCAGGCAGGCACGACGGGGGTGAACACGATTCGGATTTACAACCCCGTGAAACAGGCCGAAGAACACGACCCGGAGGCCGTTTTTATAAGAAAATGGCTGCCCGAACTGGCCGATTTGCCCGCGCCTTTCGCCCGCGAACCGTGGAAAGTGACGGCTTTGGAGGCGGCTTTTTACCAGTTCCGGCCCGGCCTCGATTACCCCGCGCCTGTCGTGGATTTGGAAAAAACCAGCGCCTTCGCCCGCGAAATGCTCTGGAAACACAAAAAAGACCCGCTTGTGAAAGCCGAAAACCAGCGCATCCTTCGCGTCCACACGAAGCGCAAGGATGCCAATGAGAGCAGCGTGATGGGTGATGCGAAGACAGTGCGGCGGTTGTCGGGGTAGGCTCTGTTTGTCCCCACCCCGACAAGTCACTTGCCTTTAGGCCCCGTCGCGCCACGTTTCTCCAATTTTGAAAGTTCTACCGTCGTCATTTTCAAAAACAAAAAACGACAGGTATGAACCATCGGAACAGACTCTTCCTCTCGCTTTTGGCAGTGCTTGCTTTGGGCGCTTGTGTCAAAACCGAAATCGTCCCAGAAATTTTGGAGCCAACGCTCCGTGTCGAACCCGCCGCCATTTCACTTTCCATCGGGCAGACCCGCCAGTTGTCTGGCACCTACATCAATGAATTGGGCGAAAACCAATCTGGGCTTGTGGAGTGGCGCTCTTCGGCCCCGGCGGTGGCTTCGGTCAGTACCGCGGGCTTTGTGACTGCTGTTGCCGCTGGTCAGGCATGGGCCGTCGCCACAGCCCCGGGCGGGTTGGCCGATTCTGTGCTTGTGACCGTCGCGGTCAACAACAATTCGGTGGCAAAAGTGGTCATCACGACTGCCCAGACCTCTCTCGGCGTGGGTGCCCATCTCCAACTGAGCGCCAAAGCCTACAATGCCGCGAACCAAGAGCTGCCCTCGCCCAACGTGAACTGGACGAGCGCCAACCTCGCGGTGCTGACCGTCAGCGCCAGCGGCATCGCCACTGGGAAAAGCGAGGGGATATCGGCAGTGACGGCTTCCGTCAACGGGGTGAAGAGCCTGCCCGTTACGTTCCAAGTGACACCTGCCGGAGGTGTTTCGCGCAGCGGCACTTTTTCGGGCAACATGGGGTATTCGGTGAAAGGAACGACCACCCTGCAACAAACAGGCGCGGGGCTTCGACTTTTGCTCGGCAGCGATTTCCAATCGTCCAACGGCCCACAGCTCGGCGTTTATTTGGCAAAAACAGCCTCCGGCTCGCTGAGCTCGCAAAACAGCCTGAAACTCGCCAACCTGCTCAGCAACAGCGGCGCACAAGAATACGCCGTGCCCGCAGGCGTGGGGCTTACTGATTTCAACTATGTGGTGATTTACTGCATCCCGTTCAACGTGCGTTTCGGCACGGCGCAGCTTGGAAATTAGGAAACCACGTTTACGAAACTTTGAAAGTTTCGTAAACGTCCCACCCGCCTTATCCTGTAAATCTTGTGAATCCTGTCAAAAAGACATGAAAAATAAAACTATCGCACTTGTCACATTCTTTTTGCTCGCCGCCGCGCCTATGTTTGCCAACGGCTGGCCGCAGCCCAAAGGTCACGGCTTTTTCAAACTTGATTTTTCGTTCATACGCGCTCGCAGTTATTTTGGCCCCGATGGCAACATTTACGACCTCAACGGCTCTCGCACTTTGCTGGGCAACTACACCACCGCTTTTTATGGCGAATATGGCCTTACGAACAAATTGACTGCCATCGGATACGTCCCGTTTTTGGTGCGCAACACAGTGAACGAAGGCGTGGGCGCGATTACGGGCGAGGTGCTGCAACCGGGCTTGGAAAACACGGCTTTTGGCGATGTTGACCTCGGTATTCGCTACGTTTTTTTGAAAAAAGGTAGTTTCGTGCTAAGCGGCTCGGCTTGGCTCGGCATCCCCAGCGGCGACTACACGAACCCTGACTTGCTCTACACGGGCGACGGCGAGTGGAGCCAACAACTCCGCGTCGAGTGGGGCTACGGCGCTGCTCGTTGGTACACCAATGGCTTCGCAGGCATCAATCATCGCACGAAAGGTTTTTCCGAAGAGTTTCGCTACCAAGTCGAGGCGGGTTATTGGCTGGTGCAGAGCAGGCTTTTGGCTTCGGCCAAACTCGCCGGGGTCAAGTCCTTTTTCAATGGCAACCCTGACGGCACCACGAACGGCCTTTTCGCCAATAATGTGGAGTATGTATCTCCACAGCTTGGCCTTGCTTGGGAGCATAAAGGGAAATGGGGGGTAAGCGCCCTTGTCGCTGGCGCGTTTGTCGGCACCAATGCATTGGCCGCGCCATCGGTGTCGGTGGGGCTGTATCGGAAGGTGGGAGGCTGGTGATGCGGCAATGGGTGTCCTAAGCGGGGCGCTTCGTGACCGTGTGCCACAGGGTGAGGGTATTCACAAAATCACGGAGCACAAGAGTAGCCTGTCAGCCCATCACTCGCCAGTCCTTTTAAACTTTCTCTTACCTATACGAAGTCTGCTTCGCGCACGTTTTTGGCGGGCGATGGCGACAAACCATAAAATCGCGCTACTTTTGCGGACGTTCCCCGAAATGTCCTTGATTTTTTACTCAAAAATTGATTTTCGAGGGTATTTCCCTGTATATTCTTTTGAACATGAAGCACATTCGATTTTGGGCGCTCTTGGGCGGACTTGTCCTGACCAGCCAATTTTCTTTCGCACAGATGCGCGGCACGGAGGTGGGCGGATGGGTCGGCGCTTCGAACTATTTTGGCGACTTGAACACTAACTGGCGCGTCAATCGGCTCCACTTGTCGGGTGGTTTTGGCGCACGCTACAATTTCAACGACCGACTTGCGGCACGGCTGGGGTTCACCTATGGCAAAATCAGTGCCTTCGATGCCGATTCCCAAAACGAGTTTGAGCGTCGGCGCAATCTTTCTTTCGAGAGTATTTTGATTGATGGCACGGCTCAGTTCGAGTTCAACTTCATGCCCTACATTCACGGTCACAGAGATTTTTTCTACACGCCTTATTTGTTTGCCGGCATCACGATGTTTTATTTCAACCCTCGCGCCGAGTTGGACGGGAAACGCTATGACTTGACAAAAATGGGCACGGAAGGGCAGTTTCGCGGCGAGGAATACAACACCACACAGGGTGCGCTTGCCTACGGGTTCGGTTTCAAGATGGACCTGTCATATCGCTGGAGCCTCAACATCGAGTTGAGCGGGCGCAAACTTTTCACCGACTATCTGGATGATGTGAGCGGATCTTACGCCGACATCCGCGACATCCGTGCGCAGCGCGGCGAAATCGCTGCCCAACTGGCCGACCGCTCGCTGGAGCCCAAAATCGGGCAGCCCGGTCGCCAGCGCGGCAATGGGAAGAGCAACGATATGTATGCCTTCCTCACCATCGGGATGATGTACTATTTTGGCGACATTCGCTGCCCGGAGTTTTTGCGGTAAAAAAAGATTCACAGGTCGCCCAATTGGGGGCGTATCAACAATTCCTCCACCACTGCCGCGTCGCTCAGATTATAGCAGCCCCATACTGCTTTGGCAATGTCGGTTGCTTCCATGAGGCGCTTTTCGGGAAAATCCGCGCCGCGCCAAGAGTCCGACCAAGTGGCGCCGGGCAGGATGGCTGTCACTTTGATTCCCTTGGTTTTCATCTCTTCGCGCAGGCATTTGGAAAAGCCGAGCAGGGCAAATTTTGAGATGGTGTAAGCGCCGCCATTCGGGTAGGCTATGAGGCTGGCGATGCTGCACATATTGAAAATGTGGCCGCTGCGGTGCGACAGCATGGCTGGAAGCAAGGCCCGCGTGAGATGATAGGCGCTAAAAAGGTTGGTCTCCAACAAGGTTTCCAAAGAGCCTTCGCGCTCGTCGGCCACGCCGCCGGGCAGGTATATGCCAGCGTTGTTCACCAGCACGTCGAGGTGTTGCCAAGTGCTTTGAACAAAGCGGGCGAACTCCTGCACTTCTGACTTTTTCCCTACGTCAGCGGGGTAGGTATGCAGCTTTGTGTGGGGGAAACGGGTTTTCCACTCTGCTTGCATGGCATCCAAGTCAGCTTCCGTGCGCGCGCAGACGCAGAGGTCGAAGCCATGTTCGGCAAAAATCTCGGCAATGGCACGCCCCAAGCCTTTCGTGGCACCTGTGACGACAGCGGTTTTGTTCATAAACGTGGGAGATGAGCAATTGGTTATTGATATTGGTTGGCGGGCAGCCGTGTTTGCAGGACAATTTTTTTGCCTCAAAGTTTGAAAAAACTTGAACCTTTGAACCTGATTCCTTGCTTCAAGGATTTTTAAAAAATCGCCTTTGGGCAGCCTGCCCTCAAGTCGCAGCCCATTCGAGCCGCAAATATGGATTTTCTCTCAAGATACAACTATCTGCATCATCTGGGGCGCTACCTGCTGATGATGAAACAAGCATTTGGCCGCCCTGAAAAGCTTTCGATGTATTGGAAGGAGACCGCTCGGCAAATGAATGATATCGGTGTCGGTTCGCTCATCATCGTGTGCCTTATTTCTGTTTTTATCGGGGCAGTGGCGGCGGTGCAGTTTGCTTATCAGTTAGATGGTCAGCTAGTACCACGCTATTACATTGGCTACATTGTGCGCGATTTGGCGCTCATAGAGTTGTCGCCCACCATTACCTGTCTGGTCTTGGCGGGCAAAGTGGGTTCCAACATGGCTGCGGAAATCGGCGGGATGCGCCAGAAAGAACACATAGATGCCATGGAGGTGATGGGCGTGAACACCGCCGCTTATCTCATCACCCCAAAGTTGTTCGCGGCGGTGGTCGTCATTCCCCTGTTGGTTACTTTTTCGGCGTTTGTGGCCATCATCGGTGGGTATTTGGCGAGCGTCCCAACGGGTCTCATCACCGATGCCGAATACATTCAAGGGGTACGGTCTTTCTTTGTGCCGTACAATGTGTTTATGATGTATGTGAAATCGGTGGTGTTCGCATTCATCCTTACAAGTGTTTCCTGCTATCAAGGCTACTATGTGAAAGGCGGGAGCGTCGAGCTCGGCCAAGCCAGCACCCGTGCGGTGGTGTTTAGCGACATACTCATCCTGTTGGCGGACTACCTGATTGCGGTGTTGCTGACGGGCTGAGCTTTTTTGTGCTTGCCCGGCCAAGCGGAGCGAGCGGGGGGGTGCTCGCTCGGATGGGTTTTAAAAAAACTCCTTTAAATTGGTATTTAGGCCAAAATGCACCACACCGCCCGCGAGGTGGTAGGCTCCATAACCAAAGTCAATGCGGAAACGGCTGACTTTGATGCCTACGCCGCCGGAAAATCCTGCGAGGCTCCGGTAGTTGCGCACCGACAACTCTTTCTTACGGAGATGATTGTAGCTAAATCGCAGCTGGAACGCCTCGTTGCGCCCCAGCAAAAATTCTCCGTTAAAAATAAGGTGTCGGAAAAAATTGTCCACACCATTGTTGCTCACGCCCGCTGTGGGGCTGCCGCCAAAAATGAGGGTGCCGTCGTCCTGAAAATTGGGGTCGTCGTAGCGTATTTCCCACTGGTGGAGGTGATGGGCGATGATGCCAAAGCGAAAAGGCAAGTATCTAAAACGCTTGGTAATGCCGATCTGTACATCGAATGGCAAGTCTTCCCGATTGCCGTTGTAGGTGGAGAGTTGAGTGCCTGCATTGCGCAGTACCAGCGCGGCCGTGAAGCGCCGAGCTGTGTCGGCATACAGCATACCAGCATCGGCCACGAGGGCGGAGGATTTGTAGATGTCGAGAGTGGAGAAGCCCATGCGGACGTTTAGGCCCAAGGATAGGCGGTCGGTGAGTGGACGCGCTGCGCCGAGGGTCAGCGCCGTCTCAGAGGCCTGCACATTGCCGCCCAATCTGTTGCCATATTCGTCGGCCAACGGAATGTCGCCGTAGCCCACATACTGGATACCCCCGTGCACGGTGAAGCCGATTTTCTTGAGGTCGTTGGCATAAGCGACATAGCCGTGCTGAATGTCGGACAAAAAGAAGTTGTGCTGGAAGGTGATGCGACCATCCATAGCCGGGTTCAGCGCGGCGGGGTTGGCCGCTGCGAAAGCCAAGTCATCGTCCTTCACTGCGATTTGCATTCCGCCCAATGCCGTGATGCGGGCCGAGGGAGAAAGTTTCAGAAATGAAAACACCTGTTGACCTCCCGTGATTTGGGCATTTGCGTGATGCCAAGTGCCAAGAGCAAAAAGCAACGGGACTGCGGCGATTGTCCGTAAAAATATATGCATGGTCGTATTGTTGTGTGTTCGTTGTGCGGATGAGGGCATCTCATGAGTCATTGAAAATTGCTCATTGCCAATGACGAAATGGCCTGTGAGACGACTTCGACATCACGCCTATTTTTTCCAAGTAGTCAGGCAGACACCTTTGTCGCATTGAGCGATTCTAATCAGTTCGCCGCTCTCGTTGTACTCTTTGAGCTCGCCGTGTTCCAGTGGTTCGTCCTCAAAAACGACATAGATACCCTCTGCCTTTAAGTTGCCATTTTCCCAGTATTCCCAGAAAGGGCCGTCCTCCGTGTTGTTGCGAATCGTTACTTTTTCTTTGATGGCACCGTTCGGATAATAGACAATACTCAGCCCTTGCATCGCGCCATCCACGAACTCCTGCTCGACGTATAGCTGGCCGCTCTCGTAGAATCTTTGATACTTGCCGTGATATTGCCCCCTGCGAAAACGCTCCACAGCTTCTGTTTTGCCATTGGGAAAATAAAATTTTCGCTCGCCATCCAGCGTGTCGTTGGTGTAGCGAGCCTCTTCGAGCAGTTGCCCATTGGCTGAAAAACGCTGGTAAAGACCTTCTTTGGCAAAATCCTGCTTCCGGCGTTGCCAGCGTTCCAATTGGCCCTCTTTGTCGCGGCTTTCCACCGTTTCCACAGGGTTGTTTTTGCAAAAAGAAATGAAAAGCGCCAAAAATCCGAATAGCGCCAAAAGTGATAATCGAGTGATTTGCATGGAAAAATTAGTTTTGCCGCACAAACGTACGGGTTGACGACAAAAGTCTCGTTCAGGCTGCCTGCCCCTGCGATTTTTTGCCAAACCCGTCCGCTCTGCTTGGCCGGGCGGGCTTCAAACCACAAACTTTCAAATCCCGTCCGAACAGATGCTCATCCGAGCGGGCGGAAAACTACAACCCATGTCGCCTATCATACGTCCGCACGCCGAACAAGCCTACGCCCACGAACTGGCCGCCCTCGCGGCTCACGACGACCGCCCTCGCCCGACCAACTGGCGGCTCTCCCCTTGGGCTGTCGTCACCTACCTGCTGGGCGGGCAGGCGGGCGATGTGCGCATCGAGCCAAAATACTATGGTCGCCGCCGTCTTATCGAAATCGCCGTGGCCACGCTTGCCACAGACCGCGCCTTGCTCTTGCTCGGTGTGCCCGGCACGGCCAAGACTTGGGTTAGCGAACACCTTGCCGCTGCCATCAGCGGCGATAGCACACTGCTCGTGCAAGGCACCGCGGGGCTCAACGAGGAAGCACTCCGCTACGGCTGGAACTACGCACGCTTGCTCGCCGAAGGCCCTTCAGAGCAGGCACTCGTCGCCAGCCCAGTCATGGCGGCCATGCGCGAAGGCAAGTTGGTGCGCGTGGAAGAACTAACACGCATCCCCGCCGACGTGCAAGACACCCTCATCACCCTGCTCTCCGAAAAAACGATGCCTGTGGCCGAACTCAACACGGAAGTGCAAGCGCGTCAGGGCTTCAACCTCATTGCGACTTCCAACGACCGAGACAAAGGGGTGAACGAACTGTCAGCAGCTTTGCGACGGCGATTCAACACAGTAGTGCTGCCCTTGCCCGACACGCTGGCCGAGGAGGTGACAATCGTGCAAAATCGCGTGGCCGCATTAGGCAAATCCCTCGAACTGCCCCCAGAAGCGGCACCGGTGCGCGAGATACAGCGACTTGTCACCATATTCCGCGAGCTTCGGGGGGGCAAAACAGAAGATGGCCGCGAACGGCTCAAAAGCCCAACGGCTACCCTGAGCACAGCCGAGGCCATTTCGGTGATACACCAGGGGCAGTCGCTCGCCGTGCATTTTGGCGATGGCGAACTTCACGCCCACGACCTTGCCGCCGGCCTTGTGGGTGCCATCGTGAAAGACCCCGCCACGGACGGCGCGGTCTGGCAAGAATATCTGGAAACAGTGGTGAAAAAACGCGACGACTGGCAAGACCTGTATCGCGCTTGCCGGGAGCTGAGTTGACGAAGGTTCATTCGCCGTTCGGGACGCGAGCCACTTCAAGCCTCCTCGTTTTTTTCTTTTGACGGCGTGTCCGCTACGTCTTCTTCCAAATCAGGTGTGGTCGTTTCTTCGATGAGCAATGCCTCATCCACGGAGACAGGGGGCTTAGGCTCCTCCACAAAACCATCGCGAAAAAAGCGACGCTGAAAAAGCAAGATGCTCAAAACGCCCGTCGTGATGGCGGCATCGGCCACATTGAATATGGGGCTAAAAAACAGGAAACTGCCCCCCCCGAGCCATTCGGGCAGGTTGATGTTGAACATCGGGAAGTACAACATATCCACCACGCGCCCGTGCAAAAATCCGCGCATGGGCAGCCCTTCTTCCAGCCCGTAACCTTGGCCAAAAGGCGTCAATCGGGCCACCTCGTGGTAATCACCACTAAAAATAAGCGCGTAAAAAGTGCTATCAATGATGTTGCCCAACGCCCCGGCGGTAATCAACCCGACGCAATAGACAAATCCCATGGGGGCATTGGCTTTCAGCAGCACTTTGGTGTACCAAATCAGCCCCGTCACCATCAGGATGCGGAACAGGCTCAATATCAGTTTCCCATAATCGAAACCGCCATGGTCCACATTGAACTTGATGCCAAAGGCCATGCCTTCATTCTCAACGAACAGCAGCCGCGCCCATTCAAGGCCGAATAGATAGACCTGCTCGTTGATTCTGAAATTCGTCTTGATGTAAAATTTGAAACTCTGGTCAATCAGCAGCACCAGCAGCACCAGCAACACGACTTTATATCCCTGTTTCAATTCTGAGTGTTTTAGTGAAAAAGTCTGCAAAGAAACGACGAATTTATTTCCCGTCCACCTGCCTCAACAACCACTCCCGCTCTGCCAACGGGTTGGTCTGGGTGGCCATTTCGCGAAATTTTTCTTTCTGGGGCTTGGAGTAGATGTTGAGGTGCAACATTTTTTTCATCAAGCTTATCATGTTTTTGTAGGCAGCTTTACGGGTGGGGTCCAATGCTTCCTTGCGTTGTAGGTAGATGCGGAGACTTTCGAGGAGTGACTCGAAGGCATCAAACTCATCCTGTTCGTAGTAAATTTTGAGCAGCATGGTTTTGGCCACGATATTTTGCAACATATCATCATACTCAAAAGCCACCAAGTAACGCTGTGCGGTATCATACTCCCCCTTTTCAAAAAAGAGGCGAGCAAGACCAAAGTTGACTGTGCCATGCCGTTGTTTTTCTTCCAAATACTGTTGAAAATTTTCAACAAACTTTTCGGCCCAGTCAAATTCCCCTACTTTCAAGGCGCTGCTTACTGTGTTCAAAAAGGTGTATCGTGAAAGATTGTCGTTTTCCAAAAGTATTTTTGTTTCCACCCCGCTACGATACAGCTCGAAGGCTCTTCTGTAAAAGTCTTGCCTGCCTTGATTGATTTTTGGCACACAGTAGTTTAATGCTGCGAGATATAGAGTCCGTACCTCTGACCGATTAAAAAACGCCATTTGATTGTGTATCCTTCGCTCCAATTCATCAAAATAGGCTTCTTCCTCCGGATGGGTGAGCGCCATGTAAGTATTGTAATAAACGCCTATGGCGGGTTCATGCAGCATTGCCTTGTTGTTAGCATAGGCCAATACTTCCTGCAGCAATCCATGGTCGTAATTGATTTTCTGATAAATGCTTTGATGTGCCAACATATCCTTGCTGATGCGCAAACGCTCTTCCAAAAACCATCTCTCCAATGCATCGGCTGTTTCCTGTAGATTGACTGGTGCATTTTGGGTGATGTTCATGCGATGCTCGTATTCCACCTGCTCGAAGAAGAATTTGTTGAGCAGGTAAAAATCGTTGCGCAAAGGTTGTTTGTGAAGGTTTTCCCAACCCAAGCGATGCGACTGCTTATAGGCTTTGTCTAATTTTCGCCGTCGGTAAATCCGCGAAAGCGCCAGCTGGTAGCGCACGCCGTCGCGTGTGTAGTATGAAAAAACCAAGTACTCCTCTACTGCCCTCAGCAGAAAGTACATCACTTGACGCATATAGGCATCGTCGTATGGCTGCCCGGGGAACACCGCTTGCCAAGCCACCTCCTTTCCCAGCGACTCGCCCTCGTCCGAGAGATGTTTGCCCAGATAGTCAAACAACCTGACTACATCCTGTCGTTGGTTGTGCGCTGGCGATTGCAGCCATTTGTTGAGGTCGCGCATCTCCTTCTTTTCAAGGGAGCGGAGAATCTCCACCAAAACACTTTTTTGCATGAAATTTTTAAATTATCTATTCAACAAAATTTCAAAACAGCCATCGATAATCTAAATATTTTTTGAGGTTTAAGGTTCAAAATTCATTTTTTTTTAAAATTTTGAAAACTTCGCCTCAATTTTCAAAAAAAATCGCCATTCTAAACTGCTCAACAAATGCTTTTTTTTGTCTTTTACCCGTCGAAACATCACCCGCACTTTTGTATCGTCAAACAAAGGCTATTGCCAAGCCTAATCCGCAATCTCATGTTTAAGCATTTTTTGACTGCCTCATTCCTGCTGTTCGCAACGCTCGTTGTCGGGCAGGGTTGGGAGCGCGTGTATGGTGGCGGAGGACTGGACCAACTGAACGCCATCACGCAAACGCCCGATGGTGGCTATGTGATGACAGGTTTTTACAACCTTGGTCAGATTTACTTGATTAAGACTGATGCCGATGGCGACTTGCAATGGAGCAAGAATTATCCCACGGGAGGCTTCTTTGCAGAGGGTAAAGCCATTGTAGCCACTCGCGACAGTGGTTATGCCATAGCTGGCAATATACAGGGGGTAGGCCCAGGAGGACGCAATGCCTACCTGCTCAAGACGGATGCTTTCGGCAATGTGTTATGGACGAAGATATTCGGCGGTAATCAGAACGATGAGGCGAGGGGAATTGTGGAACTATCCGATGGCAGTTTGGTGGTAGTCGGGTACACCGTCAATCATTTGATACAAGTGACAGGAGAATGGACAGAGGATGTTTACCTCATCAAAACAGATGCGAAAGGGGAAGTGCTTTGGGAAAAAACCATTGGACAGCCTGCCACCAAGGAGCAAGGCAATGCCATAGTACTGACCCCCGAAGGCGATTTGGTGGTTGCAGGCAGTTTCCGCGTGCAGACCGCGCTCCCCGGCGATTTTCAGTTCTATGCCATCAGGCTCGACGCAGATGGAGATGTTATTTGGGAAAACACTTACGGTTTCTCCAATTTGGATGACATTGCCAGAGCCGTCGCACCGACACTGGATGGTCATTTTGTGCTGGCGGGCAGCACCAATCAAGGTCAAGGAGGTGCTGGTTTTGTGATGAAAATAGATGGCAGCGGCAGCCCCTTCTTTATGTGGTCAAAAACTTACCCCAAAACGGTTTTTAACAGTATCTCCGCCGACAAAAGCAAAGGCTTTTTTGTGGCGGGCAGAAAAGACATTGACACAGGCGGTACCTTGGGGGACTTGTATCTGGCCCGCTTAAACGAAGAGGGCGAAAAGTTGTGCGACGTGCTGGTGGGGAAAGCAGGTGCCGATGAAGGGTTTGGAGTGGTAGCTACCCCCGATGGTGGCGCAGCGGCGGCAGGCTACAGCAACCCATTCTTCAATTCTTCCGAATCAAACGCTTATCTGGTCAAAGCCGATTTGAATTGTCTGGTTTTCACCAGTTATATTGAGGGCAATATCTTTCAGGACCTGAATGTCAACTGCACGAAAGACGCAGGGGAAAAAGACATGGAAGGCTGGGTGGTTAGCATCACAAGCCCCAATTTCTCGCGCTATGCGGTATCCACGCAGGGCGGCAACTTTCGCCTGGCTGTTGATACGGGTCAGTACGACATCAAGCTTTTTGCGCCCAATGACAACTGGGAAGCCTGCAACGGGGTAGTGAAAGTATCGGTGCCCCAATTTTACGACACGATTTCAGCACTAATACCCATATGGGCCAAGTACTTGTGCCCACGCAACGAAGTGGATATAGCCACCCCCATTTTGCGTCGCTGTGCCGACAATGTTTACACCGTGCGGTACTGCAACACAGGCTCATCCTCATCCAACAACACGCGCGTTGAAGTCGCCTTAGACCCCGCCTTGAGCTTGGTTTCCAGCACCATTCCCGGTGTCGAGACTCCTCCGGGCAGCAACAATTATGCGTTCAACATCGGGACGCTTGCGGAAGGAGAATGCGGTGGCTTCAAGTTTACAGCGTTTTTGGACTGCGGCACTGTTACGGGGCAAACGCATTGCGCAGTAGCACATATTTATCCCGACACTTTTTGCGCGCCAACCGTCAACTGGGATGGCTCGATAATCGGGGCGAGAGCGCGTTGCGACGGCGACACCGTGCGTTTGTCTTTACTCAATCGTACCATCAACCCCGTAACTACACCTATTAGTTATGTAATTGCGGAAGATTTAATCATGCTTATCCCCCCAGGCGACCCCGATTACACACTACCCCCAGGCACGCTTGGCCCGTTGGGCGAAGTGGAAGTGTGGAGCCGCGAGGCCAACAACAAAACCATCCGCATCATCGCTACCCAAAGCCCCGGCTATCCGGGTGCGGGGTATCCGACAGCGGCAATAGAAGGATGCAAAACCGATAATACACAGAATCCGATATCGCTTGGGTTCTATACCATGTTCCCGGAGGACGATGCCGACGCTTTTGTCGAGACGGACTGCCAGGAAAGCAACGAAACCGATTACAACCCGACATTTATTAAGAGAGGTCATCCCAAAGGCTATGACGTGGCCCACTACGTCAGTCCTGAAACCGATTTGGACTTTTTAATCCAGTTCCGCAACACCGGGACAACCACCGTGCAGCAAGTCATCATCCGCGACACCTTGTCCGCGGCACTCGACCCAAGCACGGTTTATCCAGGCGCTGCCAGCCACCCCTATGATTTTGAGGTCTATGGAAATGGCATCGTGCAGTTCACACTCCCCAACATTAATCTTGTGCCGGGTAGCAGCGCAAGCGAGGGTTTTGTCAAGTTTCGCGTATCCCAAAAACCGACTTTGGAATGCGGGGCAAAAATCCTCAACAGCGCTGCTATCTACTTTGACTTCAATGCTCCGGTTATCACGAACCAGACTTTTCACACCGTCTGCGAGGATTCGATATACCTCATCGTGAAGACGAAAGAAATTCACTATCCGGGTGCCGACCTGCGGGTGTATCCTAACCCAATGGACGATATGGCCACCTTTGAAGTGA
This genomic interval from Saprospiraceae bacterium contains the following:
- a CDS encoding lipoprotein signal peptidase, producing MKQGYKVVLLVLLVLLIDQSFKFYIKTNFRINEQVYLFGLEWARLLFVENEGMAFGIKFNVDHGGFDYGKLILSLFRILMVTGLIWYTKVLLKANAPMGFVYCVGLITAGALGNIIDSTFYALIFSGDYHEVARLTPFGQGYGLEEGLPMRGFLHGRVVDMLYFPMFNINLPEWLGGGSFLFFSPIFNVADAAITTGVLSILLFQRRFFRDGFVEEPKPPVSVDEALLIEETTTPDLEEDVADTPSKEKNEEA